The following are encoded together in the Juglans microcarpa x Juglans regia isolate MS1-56 chromosome 2D, Jm3101_v1.0, whole genome shotgun sequence genome:
- the LOC121249312 gene encoding uncharacterized protein LOC121249312 codes for MDKVDDFVNAEDTLQALVEPRKWEPRVERKSSSGDKKAALNHQDRRHERRQEYNTLLIHNNLNVQEKEESEREYRQPKTCRRYSKYHQTSSHWTEDCTTMKKRVTELASTGELEQMVTERAKPKRRFERGHDSRRSSNSDRWRPSREDARNNNRDRVPQNNDRDRVSLGKIRTIASGFAGGDTSSSSRRAHARRARYEETYVACRLPKHRKLDISVTISFGEEDCE; via the coding sequence ATGGATAAGGTGGATGATTTCGTCAACGCCGAAGATACATTACAAGCTCTTGTAGAACCAAGGAAATGGGAGCCGAGGGTGGAACGCAAAAGCAGTTCGGGAGACAAGAAAGCTGCACTGAACCACCAAGACAGGAGGCACGAAAGGCGACAAGAGTATAATACCCTACTCATCCACAATAATTTGAATGTGCAAGAAAAGGAAGAGTCAGAAAGAGAATATCGCCAACCCAAAACCTGCAGGCGCTATAGCAAATATCATCAAACGAGCTCACACTGGACAGAGGACTGCACGACCATGAAGAAGAGAGTCACCGAACTGGCGAGCACTGGAGAGCTTGAGCAAATGGTCACAGAGCGAGCAAAGCCCAAACGGCGATTTGAGAGAGGACACGACTCCCGTAGAAGTAGTAACTCGGATAGGTGGCGTCCATCGAGGGAAGACGCCCGTAATAATAATAGGGACAGGGTGCCTCAGAATAACGATAGGGACAGGGTCTCTCTAGGCAAAATCAGGACAATAGCAAGTGGATTCGCTGGGGGTGACACATCCTCGTCTAGCAGGAGGGCACACGCCCGAAGGGCAAGATACGAAGAAACTTATGTAGCATGCAGGTTGCCCAAGCACCGAAAACTTGACATCTCAGTAACTATCTCTTTTGGGGAAGAAGATTGTGAATGA